Below is a genomic region from Candidatus Hydrogenedentota bacterium.
CTTTAATATCCCCAAGCAAGCCTTCTGACTCAAATAATATTTTGGGTGCGGTGCGTCCTCCAAAATCTGAGACAAGGTAGATTCTACGGCGTCTTTGGGGGACTCCCCAAAATTGCGCGTCGAGAGTTCGCCAGGCAACGGAAAAATCATCTCCCATGATTTCGCCTGCGAGCAACCATTTATTTTTTTCAGGCATAGGAATAGATAAGGTTTCGTCCTTGATTTTAACAATTTCTTCAAGGACGCATCTATAGTCTTTTCCTTTGGCTGAACTGTATGCGCCGAGCACATTTTCCCACACGATAAATCTTGGCTGTCTGCCATTGGTCTTATCCCTCATTTCCTTAATAATTCTGATTGCCTCATAAAAGAGCGAAGACTGCTTCCCATCAAGCCCATCCCGCCTCCCGGCA
It encodes:
- a CDS encoding DNA cytosine methyltransferase, which encodes MNNLTLGSLFDGSGGFPLGGLISGITPVWASEIEPFPIRVTTKRIPDMKHLGDISKINGGEIEPVDIITFGSPCTDLSIAGRRDGLDGKQSSLFYEAIRIIKEMRDKTNGRQPRFIVWENVLGAYSSAKGKDYRCVLEEIVKIKDETLSIPMPEKNKWLLAGEIMGDDFSVAWRTLDAQFWGVPQRRRRIYLVSDFGGRTAPKILFESEGLLGDIK